A region of Zeugodacus cucurbitae isolate PBARC_wt_2022May chromosome 5, idZeuCucr1.2, whole genome shotgun sequence DNA encodes the following proteins:
- the LOC128922063 gene encoding putative nuclease HARBI1 isoform X1 — MNALQILCVNATYLCIKQLFGCQNIKMPKVSEKAKFIQLCEKSLVFDLLMLELFGKHDEIQRKKEDEIMEDFSFALAAAAYFRYGSTFVHHSVPKSPNFLIDVLPHLDENRFREIVRVSKTTFDFIIDLIKDDEVFNGPRSCKQFPIQIQLAVVMYRLGSCGEGATITKIASLFGISDGGVIQVMTNRVFDAIIKRKTQFLFWPDPVERRALVVQTLSELPHCVGYVDGTEIKLAEKPTVDCEAYFSRKHIYSLKAQCVCDHKLVIRHMVLGYPGSVHDARIYNNCELSTNATEMLTGSEWLAADSAYKLTSTLITPFRINATEGTLNQRILFNRTFSQYRIRIEHCFGLLKERFNSLKELKIQIKSDNSVKFACRWILVCAILHNIILKENDGGFDVDEESISENSEVDEPGDQNLPTVESASKRLSLLSLMET, encoded by the exons ATGAACGCACTTCAAATTCTTTGTGTAAAtgccacttatttatgtattaaacagctgtttgggtgtcaaaatattaaaatgccgaaagttagcgaaaaagcaaaatttattcaactttgcgaaaaatcactagtatttgatttgttaatgttGGAGCTGTTTGGAAAACATGACG aaatccaacgcaaaaagGAAGATGAAATTATGGAAGACTTTAGCTTTGCATTGGCAGCTGCTGCATATTTTAGATATGGATCTACATTTGTTCATCATTCTGTCCCAAAATCACCCAActttttaatagatgtattaccGCATTTGGATGAAAACAGGTTTCGAGAAATTGTGCGAGTCAGCAAAACCACATTTGATTTTATCATTGATCTGATAAAGGATGACGAAGTGTTCAATGGTCCACGTTCATGTAAACAGTTTCCTATCCAAATTCAATTGGCTGTAGTAATGTACCGACTGGGTTCATGTGGAGAAGGAGcaacaattactaaaattgctagTTTGTTTGGTATTAGCGATGGTGGAGTAATACAG GTCATGACCAACAGGGTATTTGATGCAATTATTAAAAGGAAAACTCAGTTTCTGTTTTGGCCGGACCCTGTAGAGCGTAGAGCTTTAGTTGTTCAAACACTCAGTGAGCTACCACATTGTGTTGGCTACGTAGATGGAACGGAGATAAAATTGGCGGAAAAACCCACtgtagattgcgaagcatatttttctcgcaagcatatatattcacttaaggCTCAATGTGTGTGTGACCACAAACTAGTAATTCGTCATATGGTATTGGGGTATCCCGGTAGTGTTCACGACGCTAGGATATACAACAATTGCGAGCTATCCACAAACGCCACTGAAATGCTAACAGGATCAGAGTGGTTAGCTGCAGacagtgcatataaattaacttCGACCCTTATTACTCCTTTTAGAATAAACGCAACGGAAGGCACCTTGAATCAACGAATTCTGTTCAACAGAACGTTCAGCCAGTACCGAATAAGAATTGAGCATTGCTTTGGTTTATTGAAAGAACGTTTTAATAGCTTGAAAgaactcaaaattcaaataaagagtGATAATTCGGTAAAGTTTGCATGCCGGTGGATATTAGTTTGTgcgatattgcacaatattatattaaaagaaaacgacgGTGGTTTTGATGTTGACGAAGAAAGCATTAGTGAAAACAGTGAAGTCGACGAGCCTGGGGATCAAAACTTACCAACAGTTGAAAGTGCATCTAAGCGCCTTTCATTGTTATCACTAatggaaacttaa
- the LOC128922063 gene encoding putative nuclease HARBI1 isoform X2 produces MISEIQRKKEDEIMEDFSFALAAAAYFRYGSTFVHHSVPKSPNFLIDVLPHLDENRFREIVRVSKTTFDFIIDLIKDDEVFNGPRSCKQFPIQIQLAVVMYRLGSCGEGATITKIASLFGISDGGVIQVMTNRVFDAIIKRKTQFLFWPDPVERRALVVQTLSELPHCVGYVDGTEIKLAEKPTVDCEAYFSRKHIYSLKAQCVCDHKLVIRHMVLGYPGSVHDARIYNNCELSTNATEMLTGSEWLAADSAYKLTSTLITPFRINATEGTLNQRILFNRTFSQYRIRIEHCFGLLKERFNSLKELKIQIKSDNSVKFACRWILVCAILHNIILKENDGGFDVDEESISENSEVDEPGDQNLPTVESASKRLSLLSLMET; encoded by the exons atgatttcagaaatccaacgcaaaaagGAAGATGAAATTATGGAAGACTTTAGCTTTGCATTGGCAGCTGCTGCATATTTTAGATATGGATCTACATTTGTTCATCATTCTGTCCCAAAATCACCCAActttttaatagatgtattaccGCATTTGGATGAAAACAGGTTTCGAGAAATTGTGCGAGTCAGCAAAACCACATTTGATTTTATCATTGATCTGATAAAGGATGACGAAGTGTTCAATGGTCCACGTTCATGTAAACAGTTTCCTATCCAAATTCAATTGGCTGTAGTAATGTACCGACTGGGTTCATGTGGAGAAGGAGcaacaattactaaaattgctagTTTGTTTGGTATTAGCGATGGTGGAGTAATACAG GTCATGACCAACAGGGTATTTGATGCAATTATTAAAAGGAAAACTCAGTTTCTGTTTTGGCCGGACCCTGTAGAGCGTAGAGCTTTAGTTGTTCAAACACTCAGTGAGCTACCACATTGTGTTGGCTACGTAGATGGAACGGAGATAAAATTGGCGGAAAAACCCACtgtagattgcgaagcatatttttctcgcaagcatatatattcacttaaggCTCAATGTGTGTGTGACCACAAACTAGTAATTCGTCATATGGTATTGGGGTATCCCGGTAGTGTTCACGACGCTAGGATATACAACAATTGCGAGCTATCCACAAACGCCACTGAAATGCTAACAGGATCAGAGTGGTTAGCTGCAGacagtgcatataaattaacttCGACCCTTATTACTCCTTTTAGAATAAACGCAACGGAAGGCACCTTGAATCAACGAATTCTGTTCAACAGAACGTTCAGCCAGTACCGAATAAGAATTGAGCATTGCTTTGGTTTATTGAAAGAACGTTTTAATAGCTTGAAAgaactcaaaattcaaataaagagtGATAATTCGGTAAAGTTTGCATGCCGGTGGATATTAGTTTGTgcgatattgcacaatattatattaaaagaaaacgacgGTGGTTTTGATGTTGACGAAGAAAGCATTAGTGAAAACAGTGAAGTCGACGAGCCTGGGGATCAAAACTTACCAACAGTTGAAAGTGCATCTAAGCGCCTTTCATTGTTATCACTAatggaaacttaa
- the LOC128922064 gene encoding uncharacterized protein LOC128922064 codes for MNIIVKIKMEKDKKLKQKRLRLKPSHRWTESQSLQLLQAVSDAIKDSPESFEKPTSQRFYEKLQQNTPALQSVVCVAMKSKMRYLKALYVAAAAWKNKTGSGLLANGDESSVSAHVNKICPNFDLLEVIFGQRKNVNPGVIFESTDSIEVLADSPCADSSLNDTIDSYDLCALDCEDLVDPILPISISSDCSAAAAATSTPQSSLDFRSSTKKPKRKSEAPFNKLIFIQEKRLELEVKKIELEKEKEKNEVELKRIELNNQLEMKRIETESEKETKLEIEKLKLASEERIKMFEIELKLKSK; via the exons ATGAatattattgtgaaaattaaaatggaaaag gataaaaagttaaagcaaaAGCGTCTACGGCTGAAACCGTCCCATCGCTGGACAGAGTCGCAGTCCCTGCAGCTGTTGCAAGCAGTATCCGACGCAATTAAAGATAGTCCAGAATCTTTTGAG AAACCGACCTCCCAAAGGTTTTacgaaaaattgcagcaaaataCACCGGCACTTCAATCTGTCGTTTGCGTagctatgaaaagcaaaatgaggTATCTCAAAGCGTTGTACGTTGCCGCGGCAGCCTGGAAAAACAAAACTGGGTCTGGACTACTCGCTAATGGTGACGAGTCAAGCGTATCAGCGCATGTCAACAAAATTTGTCCCAACTTTGACTTACTGGAAGTTATCTTCGGGCAACGCAAAAATGTAAATCCCGgagtaatttttgaaagcacTGACAGCATTGAAGTACTGGCTGATTCCCCTTGTGCTGATAGTTCGTTAAACGATACCATCGATTCCTACGACTTGTGTGCGCTCGATTGTGAGGATTTAGTTGACCCAATATTACCTATAAGTATAAGTAGCGATTGCAGTGCCGCCGCCGCGGCAACTTCTACACCACAAAGTTCGTTGGACTTTAgaagttcaacaaaaaaaccaaaaagaaagagtgaagccccgttcaataaattgatttttattcaggAGAAAAGGTTGGAATTAGAAGTTAAGAAAATAgaattagaaaaagaaaaagaaaagaatgaggtcgagttgaaaagaattgaactgaataatcaattagaaatgaaaagaattgaaactgaatcagaaaaagaaaccaaactggaaattgaaaaactgaaaCTTGCTAGTGAAGAAcgcattaaaatgtttgaaatagagttaaagttaaaatcaaaataa
- the LOC105213760 gene encoding uncharacterized protein LOC105213760, whose amino-acid sequence MGLTYKALKYRDIKKNVTTAKAGGMAVVDADAETIAQQQAATLSITASTAQVNATTIIIPENQQQQQFTADHIMKLCLFLAEKSRAKQLQQSQQMDARRFYENFLQEATECVEDEQMLCDSDAETFHNHMANFENKLKSPKNKTHITPPHQQTSPRAIRRTKMKSEKHIKPSVLTDKFSISSSSNLLSYNTLPDVCEKTHDDTQNYQQPQQHQQDKRDILLKIRQQIFERKRLRQVLSGGQRQHAQYPLGTQQQQQQQQLKNNYNNAQLQQQVELQRLADVWRPW is encoded by the exons atggGTTTAACGTACAAAGCACTGAAATACAGAGACATCAAAAAGAATGTGACCACTGCGAAGGCGGGTGGTATGGCTGTTGTGGATGCTGATGCAGAGACAATAGCACAACAACAAGCGGCTACGTTGTCCATTACAGCGAGCACAGCACAagtgaatgcaacaacaataataataccggaaaatcaacaacaacaacaattcactgCTGATCACATAATGAAATTGTGCTTATTTTTGGCAGAAAAGTCCAGAGCGAAG CAACTGCAGCAGAGTCAACAAATGGATGCTCGTCGATTTTATGAAAACTTCCTACAAGAAGCAACTGAATGTGTTGAGGACGAGCAAATGCTCTGCGACAGTGATGCTGAGACTTTTCATAATCATATggcgaattttgaaaataaattaaaatcgccaaaaaacaaaacacacataACACCGCCCCACCAACAAACAAGTCCACGTGCCATAAGACGAACCAAAATGAAATCGGAAAAACACATCAAACCATCTGTGCTAACGGATAAATTTTCCATCTCCAGTAGTTCCAATTTGCTCAGCTATAACACGTTACCAGATGTTTGCGAAAAAACACATGACGACACACAAAACTATCAGCAGccgcagcaacaccaacaagaCAAACGTGATATTCTATTAAAGATACGACAGCAAATTTTTGAACGTAAACGCTTGAGACAAGTGCTAAGTGGTGGTCAGCGACAGCATGCGCAATATCCGCTCGgcacacagcagcagcaacagcaacagcaacttaaaaacaactacaacaacgcaCAATTGCAGCAGCAAGTTGAGCTTCAACGTTTGGCGGATGTCTGGCGTCCTTGGTGA